A region from the Acyrthosiphon pisum isolate AL4f chromosome A1, pea_aphid_22Mar2018_4r6ur, whole genome shotgun sequence genome encodes:
- the LOC100160324 gene encoding UDP-glucuronosyltransferase 2C1-like, whose translation MRWSPPSSRLSAVVVLVAALTCATDAARILAVETMAGISHWNFMSGVLRALVDNGHEVTTFTPFPSADGHRPRDNYTEVDLSRELLAARDGQVLDVMQKWRTPVGNAFQWVRLSRDTCDKIYGHPAMRDSLRPHRDGRPPFDVVIIEPFLSDCVSYVAVQLGVPLVFVTALPAVGLMERAFTGHAANPAAESHLVAGHGVPKTFAQRLSNSALFAYSNVAVEYVDRVLKYTEPREYDTVPPVMPSLVFVNGHYVSEPPNPVLPSVIHVGGIHLRPPKTLPKDILEFIEESSHGVIYFTFGSTVKMSSMPEHIKNAFINVLGQIPQRVLWKYEDELENKPKNVMMKKWLPQRDILMHPKVKLFISHGGISGLYEAVDAGIPVLGFPLFGDQHRNIDNLVNAGMAISMDLFSVSEETFLKHVLELINNKKYMINAKTTSNIFKDRPMTPAQSVVYWTEYVLRHKGAPHLKSHAVNLTWYQYYLLDVISFAIILISVVFFAIYKIVKCVYKCTSICYSNVKAKIE comes from the exons ATGCGGTGGTCACCACCGTCGTCCAGGCTGTCGGCGGTCGTCGTGCTAGTGGCAGCGTTGACGTGCGCTACGGACGCCGCGAGGATATTGGCCGTGGAGACGATGGCCGGCATAAGTCACTGGAACTTCATGAGCGGCGTGCTGCGGGCGCTTGTCGACAACGGTCACGAGGTCACCACATTTACGCCGTTTCCGTCGGCGGACGGCCACCGACCGCGGGACAACTACACTGAGGTGGACCTGTCCCGGGAACTATTGGCCGCCCGGGACGGCCAGGTGCTGGACGTCATGCAAAAGTGGCGCACGCCCGTCGGCAACGCGTTCCAGTGGGTGCGACTAAGCCGGGACACGTGTGACAAGATCTACGGCCACCCGGCGATGAGGGACTCGCTGCGGCCGCACCGGGACGGCCGCCCGCCTTTTGACGTCGTCATCATCGAACCGTTCTTGTCGGATTGCGTGTCTTACGTGGCCGTTCAGCTGGGCGTGCCGCTTGTTTTCGTCACGGCGCTGCCGGCCGTCGGGTTGATGGAACGCGCGTTCACCGGCCACGCGGCCAACCCCGCGGCCGAGTCACACCTGGTGGCCGGTCACGGGGTTCCCAAGACTTTCGCGCAGAGGCTGAGCAACTCGGCGCTGTTCGCGTACAGTAACGTCGCTGTAGAATACGTGGACAGGGTGCTCAAGTACACCGAGCCCAGGGAGTACGATACGGTACCACCCGTCATGCCGTCGCTGGTGTTCGTCAACGGCCATTACGTCAGCGAACCGCCCAACCCCGTCCTGCCGTCCGTCATCCATGTCGGCGGCATCCACCTGAGACCGCCCAAGACATTGCCAAAG GATATATTAGAGTTTATTGAAGAATCCTCACATGGTGTCATTTATTTCACTTTTGGTTCAACTGTTAAAATGTCTTCAATGCCAGAACACATCAAAAATgcgtttattaatgttttaggtCAAATTCCTCAGAGAGTTTTATGGAAATATGAAGATGAATTAGAGAACAAACCGAAAAACGTAATGATGAAAAAGTGGCTTCCCCAACGAGATATactaa TGCACCCTAAAGTTAAACTATTCATTAGTCATGGTGGTATATCCGGATTATATGAAGCTGTGGATGCCGGTATCCCAGTCCTTGGGTTTCCTTTATTTGGTGATCAACATAGAAATATAGACAATTTAGTCAATGCTGGGATGGCGATCTCAATGGACTTATTTTCTGTGTCTGAAGAAACATTCTTAAAACATGTTTTAGAACTTATCAacaacaaaaa gtacatgataaatGCTAAAACTACTTCCAATATATTCAAAGATAGACCGATGACACCAGCACAATCGGTTGTTTACTGGACAGAGTATGTTCTTCGTCACAAAGGTGCACCACATTTAAAATCTCATGCGGTTAATCTAACGTGGTATCAATATTACTTATTGGATGTTATTTCTtttgcaataattttaatttctgtagttttttttgcaatttacaaaattgtaaaatgcgTTTATAAATGTACTTCAATATGTTATAGTAATGTGAAAGCAAAGATCGAATAg